The genomic segment aatttaatccatgaaagttttaaaactaataaaagagcttgaaagatgaaagagtttaaaacaattaaggaatactcaaacaaattatttgatattactaataagataaaaattaaagaaaagaagttttTAGATTCCAAACTCTTTGAAAAAATTTTGGTAACAGTGTTAAAGGAAATGAcgttattttataattactttGACAAAAGTGATATATGTCTTGCAAGTACAAGagcaacaaaaaataaaatggttgAAGGAGTTTTACTTTATATGAGAGAGGATGTTTCATAGTCAAGAACgacaaaatgaacaaaataaaacacacatCAATCCAATAAGTGTTGGTGGAGGCCAGATGTAAAATGTTATcaatgtactcaattggaacaTGTGAAAAAAGCATACAAGTTTTAAATTCCTCAAGAAGATATTAAGATAATAAAGTACGATAATGAATTACTTCTTACAACATCATGTGTCACAATAAACAGTCTACAAAATGTTAGATTATAGATAATAGTTATACAAACCACATAACTCATGATGGATAACTTTTTAAGAAACTCAACAAGTAAAATATTTccaaataaaaattgagaatgAAGAACAACTTACCGTGAAAGGAACAAGAACaattctatttaaaattaatttaggtattaaattgatttttatatcttatatatttctaagattattcaaatattaaaaaaagattcTAAGATTTTCTTTGGAAACAACCTTTATGGGATCAAATATGCTAACAATAAGTATTCAAAATTCATATCAAAAGACAGAAAAATTTGCTTTCGATTTGATCAACGAGGAATTggtgaagaaaatataaaaaaataatccaaataaaagagaagatgatatatatatatatatatttaggtAAAACCTAACAATAGTTaggtaaaagaaaatatatttacataaatgatatatatatatatatatatatatatatatatatatatatatatatatatttatttattgaaactagaattagaatttaatagaatattattaaaattttaagtatgaGTTCAAAGTTTGACatctagtaaaaaaaataaaaattgagtgatatattaaaaaactcaaaaatatcaaatatttaagttttgGATTGAATACGGTGTTGTTTCTATATAAAGAATCTCCTTAatatatcaaaacaattttatctACTATTTTAGAGAGTGTATTTCCTTTTTTCTCTATCATTTCTACACGGTATAATTTAAACCTATGTTTTGCAGAAATAGGGAAAATGAATTTGTCCTTCATCTCAAAGTCtataaagtttttttcttttttctaaacaGGAATTGGGTTCGATACGAGCTAGAAGTAagatttcatatttaaattttgtaaacaaaaaaataatcagagaaataaattatgttaaaaattatttctgtTATTTATACAacaaagttaataaatattttacgaCTATAATATGTAACTCTAAAATATgctactatttttttaatatttttgtattaactTCAGTAGGTTTTTTAATACAAGGCCGCATTTACTGCACACTCtgtgaatattttatatttatgaaatgtatttaatattttaaaatataaatttatgcgAGCAAAATAATGATACTAATATAATTTACctacaaatattaaattatttattattagcattattattattattattactattattatattatgtattaaatttaagcacaattattaACTAgttgttctttttattatatattcctTAAGCTCAACTTTAGtttacataaatatatagatagatTACAAGgacaattaataatatattaataatttttttcatcaaaaatttaaaaaatatttgaaaacacTAAAAATTATACCTcggtttatttataatttactaatccacaacttttaaaatatttgataatgtttttcttttatgaaataaaaagaattaaattctgTTAGTacaaaaaatagtatttattaaattactACTAGTCCAATCCTGGGATTCGTCAAGTGATAAAAAGTTTAGAGTTAAACTTCAAACCTGATTacttgtaaaatatatatatatatatatatatatatatatatatatatatatatatatatatatatatatatatattatacgtctcctttattttaatttataaatcaatATTGGTATTCTTTATCTTTCGAATTTAGTTATATTCTTTAtgctaatttaaaattaatgttattactaattttagaataattagGGTTAAAAATTGTCCCAATttttaatgacaaaaataataaatttttctttttgaagatCCTTAAATATCACATGCTTCATTTCTTTCGAACAGttccataaatatttaaattgattgaaAGCTTTTGGGGATTGATGCACCAAAAATCGTCACTTCTGTAAAACTCgttaaatttttatcaattttaagcacGAAATGAATCTTTTAATAATAAGTTGCTTACATGAAAGAAGCAATGTTAATCTCTCAAATCAATTGTAAAATATGTGGATTCAAAGTATAGACAAACAATTTCAATTCTGCAAATTTCCTGACATTAAagttttccattttcaaacatGTTTCAATGATATACGTATCTTATGGGACAACAAACATTGGCAGAAGAACAGATTCACGAAATTGCAAATGGGTTGGAACAAAGCAAGCATAGGTTCATCTGGGTTCTGTTTgatgaaagtgaagaaaaaaaggCATGAACTTTCAGACCTATTTGCATATGTATGCTAAGCCATCTTGCAGAGTTCTTATCTAGATGTAGGAATAATAGTTCTTTTTTGCATAGGCATGCAAATTCCCAGAAACCACTGCATATCAGACACGCTTCAAGTTGGTATAAAAAAAGAATCTCTTAATGGAGAGATTGCAATGCAATATTGAAtacaaatacattttcatttcatttttcacaaaaaagaagggaagaaaaaaataaggaatGATACAATTTTCTGTGGAAGAAATCTACACAATAAAGGGTAGGGGGAAAGAGAAGGTTAAAAACCCACCCAAGAAACAAAAATACTGTGTAACACTGTTTTCGATTAAAAAGAGAGCGTGTAGGAGTGCTATTTAAGTGTTACATGTTTCTTGCGTCCTCTGTGGTCACCAAGTATCAAGAAGAAAGAGTTTTCTACTTTCAAACTAACTCCATCAGAAGTGGATCTCCTTCTGCCATTATTCTGATAAGCTTTATGAAGTCTTGCTCACTCGATACGCTCCATGGATGAACAGCAGGAACTTTGGCAGTATAAAGAGTGGTGGAATTAGCAGGAGGATTTTGCTTGTAGATCATTGAATCAAGAACAGGGTCAAAATTCTGAGTAGAATCTAGGGACACAAAGAACATAGGAATTGCAACCTTCTGATGAATCTCTAGATTGCCCACAAGGCTAACAAGCTCAACAAAATCACTGATCAATCGCTGAGGAACATAAAACACCTCAGAACTGCATAATACGAGGTTCTTGTCATTGTCACTTGTTTCTTTGTAGCTCACTTGAAAGTGTGCTGGCATCGTGCTAACAACCTTCTGTACCATGCTTGCTTGTTGTGATAACCAATCTGAACTGTCACCATTGGTTATTACAGAAGACCAAGATTCCGACACCTGAATCCCAGTAACTTTGTTAATGCTCAGAGAGAAAAGGGCTTGCACCATCTTTTAAGAGTTAAAGCCATGCTTCAAAGTAAATTGACTAAGAGTGGAAGAAATagcataaaatattttcacactAACATTATCCTGAATGAATATGAATGTAATATCACCAACAGTATGATAGGATAATAGAGTGGAACTGTGAAAAACTTCACAGCAACAACAAATTAAAGAGTAACTAGTCCTTAACTGTAGGTGTTTGTCAGTTTAGTATTTGACTACACAAAATCCTCCCTTTCTAGTACTTGACTTAACAAAATGTCATTTGTTATGGACAAATCTAACTTTCTGCGGATTAGCTAATACATTAAGTTATGgacaattttattttggtttttcttcCCCTTTTCTTATCCTACAAGTGTTTGTTCAAAAGTTCCTCGAGTCAGACCAATGCTTACTACTGTTTTACAGATTGGAATGAGGTTTGCTACTCTAGATTAAAACTGTTTTCTTGCAATATTAGTGCATGCATTTGTAACAGGGGTCAATAAGCCCTTATAATATCAATTTGGGAGGATTTAGAATGGGTGGAGTTTCAATCATGAAGAAGTAAGAATCCACACTTGGGGTGAGAGGAACAAAATAACAATACCTTATTAGTGATCCACAGTTTAGTTTTATCTGCTTGTAGTAAGTTCCAGTAATTAAGAATGGTATTATCCTGTACGAACAAAAATCCTTCTGCACTGCTAAATTGCTCAAAAATCTTGGGTAGGTACCTGAAATCAGGCgatggataaaattaaaatcatatgaagaagaaaacagGATAACAAACCTCTACAATAAGTGATATTTCTAACTTTCCCCTTCCAAAAGCTTCCATTGTCAACACAGGCTACAAAACACCTCTCACACTACTACTAACATGTTTAAAGTGAAGGAAAGTTCTGTTTCTGCTGTGATATAAGCAATTTAACTGCATTTTACTTCACCAAACAGCCAATGACCCAAAGCAATTACTTGAGatgatttcatattttttttttaacaaacttCAGTCTTTTATTGCCTCTCAATCCTTACTCTTACTGATAAAAGAGAACCATCTCAGGTAATCATCAAAGCCTAGTATTTAGATTCAGAAACAATTGCAAAAATTTACAAGTCACCAATTATAATTTAGCAATAGAAAGAAATGTAAAACATAACCAGACATACCTGTATGCATAGTCCAAATGACCCTCCTCTACAACAAGATCTACATCCTTCTTTTCTGACAAAATAACTACAGATCTGAATATCCTTCCATAAAGCAACCTCCATTCAAGAGCGGTTCGTTCCACCGGCCCATTGCAGTGCATTATAAGCACCACATTCCCGAAAGTTTTCCTCCACCGGATCAAATTAGCAATCTCATAATTCACTGTTCCTGTTTCTTCTACGCCAAGATGCACTGATGGCAACTTCTGTGGTACAAACTCTTTTCGATCACCATGACCAATATTTGGCCTAGGCCTTCCCAACTCCAACGACATCAACCTCGGCTGCTGATAGCCAACAGCCAACAAATCCTGCAGCCAAGCAGCAGTAAGCTTCACATCCGTCTCAGTCCAAAACCCCTCCTCTGCCATTGCAAAGCTCAAATCCAGAATCTTCTCAAACAACCTATGCTTATCAGACCGCCACAAAACCAAATAATCAATCAACCTTCCAACATTCACATGAAGATCCTTCTCTTCTGAAAAGGGGTACGCCTCAATCCTGTCATACCTATGGACCGTAGGTGGATAAACCGCAACATACCCACCAACCTCCCAAAGCAGCCTCTGCCCCCAGTAACCCCTCAACACATCAGACGCCATCGTGCTCACCGACACCGGCAGCATCAAGGCCCAGAACGCCGGCGAATGGTACAGCGTGTTAAAGGAATTCAACGGCACCATCACACCCTGCGGCAGCGCCACCTTCGGCGCATGCTCGTCGAACCTCACATCAAACGCCTCCAAACTGGACTTCCGGGTGAAGTAAAACACTGAATCTACATCCGGCAGGCCATTGGAAATCCCCTGCTGAATAAACTGCTTCCCTCCAAAAACCTGAGTGTAAAATTCCTCATGCCCAATTTCCCCTGCCCTCTCCAGAGGCAACCCTCTGGGCCAAACCGAACGCTGCCCAAAATGCACATAAGGGTTCACGACGGTTCGATTCGGGTTATCGTGACTATACTGCAACAAAACCTCTTGCCTGGCACCTTCCCCTACTAACTCCACATCAAAATGCTTGCCCAAATCATCATCTATCACCTCCCCTCTATCATCAGCGTCAAAAATCTTCTTGGCACCATGCTGAATCGCAAACAAATAACCCACACTCTTTCTAACATACGAATCGTAAGGAAGGTAATCCacaaccctaaaccccaaattGGCCTGTTCCTCC from the Vigna angularis cultivar LongXiaoDou No.4 chromosome 3, ASM1680809v1, whole genome shotgun sequence genome contains:
- the LOC108326293 gene encoding probable glycosyltransferase STELLO1, whose protein sequence is MMVQEQHSLPKSVNQKPKTRTAALAATKSLDFSAWVSDNLVRIVTVVLLVVTVAAVFFLRNAGDTAALLCFEKQAQELERIAYPRVEWGAIAPIADKTSKFANFRTEKWIVVSVLGYPSDTLRRLVKIKGWQVVAVGGSKTPSDWSLKGAIFLSLEEQANLGFRVVDYLPYDSYVRKSVGYLFAIQHGAKKIFDADDRGEVIDDDLGKHFDVELVGEGARQEVLLQYSHDNPNRTVVNPYVHFGQRSVWPRGLPLERAGEIGHEEFYTQVFGGKQFIQQGISNGLPDVDSVFYFTRKSSLEAFDVRFDEHAPKVALPQGVMVPLNSFNTLYHSPAFWALMLPVSVSTMASDVLRGYWGQRLLWEVGGYVAVYPPTVHRYDRIEAYPFSEEKDLHVNVGRLIDYLVLWRSDKHRLFEKILDLSFAMAEEGFWTETDVKLTAAWLQDLLAVGYQQPRLMSLELGRPRPNIGHGDRKEFVPQKLPSVHLGVEETGTVNYEIANLIRWRKTFGNVVLIMHCNGPVERTALEWRLLYGRIFRSVVILSEKKDVDLVVEEGHLDYAYRYLPKIFEQFSSAEGFLFVQDNTILNYWNLLQADKTKLWITNKVSESWSSVITNGDSSDWLSQQASMVQKVVSTMPAHFQVSYKETSDNDKNLVLCSSEVFYVPQRLISDFVELVSLVGNLEIHQKVAIPMFFVSLDSTQNFDPVLDSMIYKQNPPANSTTLYTAKVPAVHPWSVSSEQDFIKLIRIMAEGDPLLMELV